One part of the uncultured Bacteroides sp. genome encodes these proteins:
- a CDS encoding transposase encodes MARLKFAKWYKEVENQGYHNFSAIISMFENHSERILNYFENRNTNAAAKSFNAKLKAFRASFREVNDMKFFLYRVAKIYA; translated from the coding sequence GTGGCACGTTTAAAGTTTGCCAAATGGTATAAGGAGGTAGAAAATCAAGGGTATCATAACTTCTCAGCAATAATATCTATGTTTGAGAATCATTCGGAAAGAATATTAAACTATTTTGAGAATCGAAATACTAACGCTGCAGCAAAATCTTTTAATGCAAAGCTAAAGGCTTTTAGAGCATCTTTTAGAGAAGTTAATGATATGAAATTCTTTCTTTACAGAGTGGCTAAAATTTACGCATAA
- a CDS encoding acyltransferase family protein gives MNEKIVTGNRIVWLDVVRCVAMLMVIGVHCIDPFYISPIMRVIPEYTHWAAIYGSLFRSSVPLFVMMTGLLLLPIKQHSLNVFYKKRIYRVLFPFIIWSVLYNMFPWFTGILGLPKSIIGDFFCYTQGHESQSLIESLKDVAMIPFNFSHKENHMWYIYLLIGLYLYMPFFSVWIEQANKKTKHTYLLIWIISLFIPYVRVYVSSLLFSRNSYIFGTDTWNEFCLFYYFAGFNGYLLVGHCLKQSTNWRALKTFLICAVMFGIGYYVTYTGFSITASNPNATEMEMELYFTFCSPNVLLMTLSVFLLLQKVVVTSPTVVKALANMTKCGFGIYMVHYFIVGPFFLLIGSSEIPIPLQVPLMTVCIFVCSWAFTAFIYKLMPNKAKYFMG, from the coding sequence ATGAATGAGAAAATTGTTACAGGTAATCGTATAGTTTGGCTAGATGTTGTCCGTTGTGTAGCCATGCTAATGGTAATTGGGGTGCATTGTATCGATCCGTTTTACATTTCTCCAATTATGCGTGTCATACCTGAGTATACACATTGGGCAGCTATTTATGGTTCACTATTCCGTTCTTCTGTACCTTTATTTGTTATGATGACTGGGTTGCTATTGCTTCCTATCAAACAGCATTCTTTAAATGTGTTTTATAAGAAACGTATATATCGTGTACTATTTCCTTTTATTATATGGTCTGTATTGTATAATATGTTTCCTTGGTTTACTGGTATTCTTGGCTTACCAAAATCAATTATAGGTGATTTTTTTTGCTATACACAAGGGCATGAATCGCAAAGTCTTATAGAATCGCTAAAAGATGTAGCAATGATTCCATTTAACTTCAGCCACAAAGAAAATCATATGTGGTATATTTATCTACTTATAGGATTATATTTATATATGCCTTTCTTCTCTGTATGGATAGAACAAGCGAACAAAAAGACTAAGCATACATATCTGCTTATCTGGATTATATCTCTGTTTATTCCTTATGTAAGGGTATATGTGTCTAGTCTGCTCTTTAGTCGTAATAGTTATATATTTGGTACTGATACATGGAACGAATTCTGTTTGTTCTATTATTTTGCAGGATTTAACGGATATCTTTTGGTTGGACATTGTTTAAAGCAGTCAACTAATTGGAGAGCGCTGAAAACGTTCCTTATCTGCGCAGTTATGTTTGGCATTGGGTATTATGTGACGTACACAGGATTCAGTATCACTGCCTCAAATCCTAATGCAACAGAAATGGAAATGGAGCTTTATTTTACGTTTTGTAGTCCAAACGTATTGTTAATGACTTTGTCTGTTTTTTTGTTACTGCAAAAAGTTGTTGTTACCAGTCCAACAGTGGTTAAAGCATTGGCTAATATGACTAAATGTGGTTTTGGTATTTATATGGTGCACTATTTTATTGTAGGTCCATTTTTTCTTTTGATTGGATCGTCAGAAATACCTATCCCTTTACAAGTACCTTTAATGACGGTTTGTATATTTGTCTGTAGTTGGGCATTTACTGCTTTTATTTATAAACTTATGCCTAATAAGGCTAAATATTTTATGGGGTAA
- a CDS encoding two-component regulator propeller domain-containing protein has translation MKLTRLFLLLIAIYFSHPAFSSSYFSFRKYQVEDGLSHNTVWCAVQDKYGFIWFGTSDGLNRYDGKENKIYRNVQDDKYSLENNCVEALLEDGENIWVGTNSGLYVYNRAKDNFSYFKKTTKYGVFISSEIKRLVKAADGKIWIATLGQGFFIYDKQKKELVQNSIQTSFVWDICQGDDKLMYVSSLQDGLLCFNGNGKLMKAYKNDVPASSFNSLKINCVQNIDGEIWVGASNNLLCRVNKQSGILESHNAGTFNFGIVHAILKYKDNELLLGTDNGLYVFNRVSRKFRRGDDPSDIHSLSDEAVNSMLWDAEGALWVLTNLGGVNYMSKQTKRFNYNSPSYLSNNSGTVKLVGPLCENKDGGVWVGTRNGLRLFDTSNERFINDHIIFNNKLVYDIRSLMQDGDYLWVGTYTEGLKVINVRTGSMKCYSHSRGIPNTICSNDVLCIYKDRKGEVFIGTSWGLCRYDPSHDNFITVTSIGSMVSVVDIHEDMYNNLWIATSNSGVFRYNITNGHWKHFQHVRSDNTTITANSVITIFEDIKGVMWFGTNGGGLCSFNQKDDTFLNFDPHNTLLPSKVIYSMEQDMLGNLWISCNAGLIRINPLIKDSFRQFTIDDGLQGNQFMVHSSLKSKNGKLYFGGINGLNSFIPEQFTDNAYIPPVYITDIKFPNQVGEDAAKQILQLDTPIYMTDRITVPYKNNSFSLRFMALSYVNPSKNHYSYRLKGVDKEWVENTVNNIASYTNLAPGEYVFEVRGSNNDNKWNEKTTKLLIVITPPWWRTNLAYFFYLVIFLGTAYYAAWRWNQYVKLKYKRKMEDYQVTKETEVYKSKINFFINLVHEIRTPLSLIKLPLEKLQEKEWEGKESKYISVMDENVNYLLNVTNQLLDFQKMESRELQLAAKRYNVNQLVRHVYNQFAGLAELKGINLTLRLPDKEIIAVLDSEKVTKMLVNLMGNALKYSNEFIELSLFEIDNYFEILVKDDGPGIPEEKKEKVFEAFYQLPDDKVASGGTGIGLAFAKSLAEAHHGTLRVEDGINGGSTFVLSLPMKQEIIETEGKPVEISVVMEDKNSEVFDYTQKNFTVLVVEDNRELLNLICESLSIWFRVLKAGNGRVALDLLSKESVDIVVSDIMMPEMNGLELCAKIKSDIDYSHIPVILLTAKTTLESKVEGMECGADVYVEKPFSIKQLRMQIENILKLRVAFHKLMISFSDTSFSTISEFALSKKDNEFIKKVQEVAIEQLSDENFSIDALAEQMCMSRSNFYRKIKALSGLAPNDYLKTLRLNRAAELIRNGVRISEVSAQVGFTSSSYFAKCFKAQFNVLPKDYQG, from the coding sequence ATGAAATTGACCAGATTATTTCTACTACTTATAGCCATCTATTTTTCTCATCCTGCATTCTCGTCTTCATACTTTTCTTTCAGGAAGTATCAAGTAGAAGATGGACTGTCACATAACACTGTGTGGTGCGCCGTTCAAGACAAATATGGATTTATTTGGTTTGGTACTAGTGACGGCTTAAACAGATATGATGGAAAAGAAAACAAAATCTATCGGAATGTTCAAGATGATAAATATTCATTAGAAAATAACTGTGTTGAGGCTTTATTGGAAGATGGTGAGAATATTTGGGTTGGAACTAATTCTGGATTATATGTTTATAACCGCGCAAAAGATAATTTTTCATATTTTAAAAAAACAACAAAATATGGTGTGTTTATCAGCAGTGAAATAAAGAGACTTGTGAAAGCTGCAGATGGTAAGATTTGGATTGCTACCTTGGGACAAGGATTTTTTATATATGATAAGCAAAAAAAAGAACTTGTACAGAATAGTATTCAAACGTCTTTTGTGTGGGATATATGTCAAGGGGATGATAAGCTTATGTATGTTTCTTCTTTACAAGATGGGTTGCTTTGTTTTAACGGAAACGGTAAATTAATGAAAGCATATAAAAATGATGTGCCGGCATCGTCTTTTAATAGCCTCAAGATTAATTGTGTACAGAATATAGATGGAGAAATATGGGTAGGAGCTTCTAACAATCTGTTGTGTCGTGTGAATAAGCAATCTGGAATATTGGAAAGTCATAATGCTGGAACATTTAATTTTGGGATTGTACATGCTATATTGAAATATAAAGATAATGAATTGTTACTTGGAACGGATAATGGCTTATATGTATTTAATCGTGTATCTAGAAAGTTCAGGAGAGGTGATGATCCTTCCGATATACATAGTTTAAGTGACGAGGCTGTTAATTCAATGTTATGGGATGCTGAAGGGGCTTTATGGGTTTTAACTAATTTGGGAGGTGTGAATTATATGTCTAAACAAACTAAACGTTTTAATTATAATTCTCCCTCTTATTTATCAAATAATTCAGGAACAGTAAAACTTGTAGGACCTTTATGCGAGAATAAGGACGGAGGTGTGTGGGTTGGCACTCGCAATGGGTTACGGCTGTTTGATACATCGAATGAAAGATTCATTAATGATCATATAATCTTTAATAATAAATTGGTCTATGATATTCGTTCATTGATGCAAGATGGTGATTATTTATGGGTAGGTACTTATACTGAAGGATTAAAGGTTATAAATGTACGTACAGGAAGCATGAAATGTTATTCACATTCGCGTGGAATACCTAATACAATTTGCAGTAATGATGTACTTTGCATATATAAGGATAGAAAAGGGGAAGTGTTTATAGGGACAAGTTGGGGCTTATGCCGTTATGATCCATCACACGATAATTTCATTACAGTTACTTCCATAGGTTCTATGGTATCTGTAGTTGATATTCATGAAGATATGTATAATAACCTTTGGATCGCTACCTCTAATAGTGGCGTTTTTAGATATAATATAACAAATGGACATTGGAAACATTTTCAACATGTCCGTTCTGATAATACTACTATCACTGCAAATTCTGTTATAACTATTTTTGAAGATATTAAAGGAGTGATGTGGTTTGGAACAAATGGAGGTGGATTATGTTCATTTAATCAGAAAGATGATACATTCCTGAATTTTGATCCACATAATACTCTGTTGCCAAGCAAAGTTATTTATTCTATGGAACAAGATATGCTAGGAAATTTATGGATATCATGTAATGCTGGTTTAATCAGAATTAATCCTTTAATAAAAGATAGTTTCCGTCAGTTTACAATTGATGATGGCTTACAAGGAAATCAGTTCATGGTACACTCTTCATTGAAGTCCAAGAATGGAAAACTTTATTTTGGAGGGATAAATGGCTTAAATTCTTTTATTCCTGAACAATTTACAGATAATGCATATATTCCCCCGGTATATATAACGGATATAAAGTTCCCAAATCAGGTTGGTGAAGATGCTGCAAAGCAAATTTTACAGTTAGATACTCCTATTTATATGACTGACAGGATAACCGTTCCTTATAAAAATAATAGCTTCTCGCTTCGATTCATGGCTTTAAGTTATGTCAATCCATCTAAAAACCATTATTCTTATAGGTTGAAAGGAGTGGATAAGGAATGGGTAGAGAATACAGTAAATAATATAGCGTCTTATACAAATCTAGCTCCAGGGGAGTATGTGTTTGAAGTCAGAGGCTCTAATAATGATAATAAATGGAATGAAAAAACTACTAAATTATTGATTGTTATAACTCCTCCTTGGTGGCGAACAAACCTGGCATATTTCTTTTATCTTGTCATATTTTTGGGAACTGCTTATTATGCGGCATGGCGGTGGAATCAATACGTTAAGCTCAAGTATAAACGTAAGATGGAAGATTATCAAGTAACTAAAGAGACAGAAGTGTATAAATCAAAGATAAATTTCTTTATAAATCTGGTTCATGAGATACGTACCCCTCTCAGCCTTATAAAATTGCCTTTAGAAAAGTTGCAAGAGAAAGAATGGGAAGGTAAAGAGTCTAAATATATTTCTGTAATGGATGAAAATGTCAATTATTTGCTGAATGTCACGAATCAACTGCTCGATTTCCAAAAAATGGAAAGTAGGGAATTACAGTTGGCGGCTAAAAGATATAATGTAAACCAGTTGGTTAGACATGTGTATAATCAATTTGCTGGTTTGGCTGAGTTGAAAGGCATAAATTTAACTTTGAGATTGCCCGATAAAGAAATAATAGCTGTTTTGGATAGTGAAAAGGTAACCAAGATGTTAGTGAACCTTATGGGCAATGCTTTGAAATATTCTAATGAATTTATAGAATTGAGCCTCTTTGAAATCGATAATTATTTTGAAATTTTAGTGAAAGACGATGGTCCTGGAATTCCGGAGGAAAAGAAAGAAAAAGTATTTGAAGCATTTTATCAATTGCCAGATGATAAAGTAGCTTCGGGAGGTACGGGAATAGGACTGGCTTTCGCTAAATCATTGGCAGAAGCTCATCATGGAACTTTACGTGTAGAAGATGGCATAAATGGTGGCTCGACATTTGTTTTGTCACTTCCTATGAAACAGGAAATAATTGAAACAGAAGGAAAACCGGTGGAAATTTCTGTAGTAATGGAAGATAAAAACTCTGAAGTATTTGATTATACTCAAAAGAATTTTACAGTATTAGTTGTAGAAGATAACCGTGAATTACTGAATCTTATATGCGAATCGTTAAGTATTTGGTTTAGAGTGCTGAAAGCGGGTAATGGACGTGTCGCACTTGATCTGCTTTCAAAAGAGAGTGTGGATATAGTTGTGAGTGATATCATGATGCCAGAAATGAATGGTCTCGAATTATGTGCTAAAATAAAATCAGATATTGATTATTCCCACATCCCTGTTATTTTGCTGACAGCCAAGACTACGCTTGAATCAAAAGTGGAAGGTATGGAATGCGGAGCTGATGTGTATGTTGAAAAACCATTTTCTATAAAGCAGCTCCGTATGCAGATTGAAAATATCCTGAAACTTAGAGTGGCATTTCATAAATTGATGATTAGCTTTTCTGACACATCTTTCTCTACTATATCAGAATTTGCATTATCAAAGAAAGATAATGAATTTATAAAAAAAGTGCAAGAAGTTGCTATAGAGCAATTATCAGATGAAAACTTTTCTATTGACGCTTTAGCAGAACAGATGTGCATGAGCCGTTCTAATTTCTACAGAAAAATAAAAGCTTTATCAGGATTGGCGCCCAATGATTATCTTAAAACTCTTCGTTTGAATCGTGCAGCTGAACTTATAAGAAATGGAGTCCGTATTTCTGAAGTTTCTGCTCAGGTTGGTTTTACATCTTCATCCTATTTTGCTAAATGTTTTAAAGCTCAATTTAATGTTTTGCCAAAAGATTATCAAGGATAA
- a CDS encoding DUF4965 domain-containing protein yields the protein MKKLFSIMSLSVGLICNAQTTDLFKPCKDVALRSPSVPLVVSDPHFSIWSPYDNLMEGSTEHWTSAKKPLLGALRVDGKVYRFLGKDKIKLNVIAPMTDVERWEASYTNTKPSEDWKEIQFDDSSWKKGKAAFGSSDMERISTEWNAKNSDIYVRRTVEINDLNIADNFYMTYSHDDVFELYLNGEKVVSTGETWVNNVQTKLSDAIKKKLRKGKNVIAAHCHNTTGGAYVDFGLYKESSNPVKFSNEAVQKSVDVLATSSYYRFTCGPVELDVVFTAPQLIDDLDLLSTPINYISYHVRSLDKKEHDVQFYMETTPELTINEDSQPTVARTLSKNGISYVEAGSIDQPICDRRGDLICGDWGYAYIAGVNGAGKTVSLGDYYGMKQSFIANGTLKPSQTKIITRKAVDNPSMAYVHNFGKVSDNAKEGFMMIGYDDVYSIEYMYERRMGYWKHDGKVSIFDAFEKLRDNYQSIMERCKAFDEMIYDDAEKAGGKKYAEICSASYRQVISAHKLFTDKAGNLMFFSKENNSNGCINTVDLTYPSAPLFLIYNPELEKAMMTSIFEYSASGRWNKPFPAHDLGTYPIANGQVYGGDMPIEEGGNMIILTAAIAKIEGNADYAKKYWDLLTTWTNYLVEYGQDPENQLCTDDFAGHWAHNANLSAKAIMGVAGYSELARMLNLKDVADKYRSIAKNMAVKWEKMANEGNHYKLAFDRSNTWSQKYNMVWDKLWNMSLFPNNARTKEIDYYLTKQNAYGLPLDSRRDYTKSDWIMWTAAMSPDKSIFEKFVEPFYKYINETTSRVPISDWHDTKTGRMEAFKARSVIGGYWMQVLMDKHIEK from the coding sequence ATGAAAAAATTATTTTCAATTATGTCCTTATCTGTTGGACTGATATGTAATGCTCAGACTACAGATCTGTTTAAACCTTGTAAAGATGTTGCGTTGCGGTCTCCTTCCGTGCCTTTAGTGGTGTCTGATCCTCATTTTTCCATATGGTCACCTTATGACAATCTTATGGAAGGTTCTACTGAACACTGGACCAGTGCCAAGAAACCTCTGCTTGGGGCATTGCGTGTAGATGGTAAGGTCTATCGTTTTTTGGGTAAGGACAAAATTAAGTTGAATGTCATAGCTCCTATGACCGATGTGGAGCGTTGGGAAGCTTCCTATACAAATACCAAACCTTCTGAAGACTGGAAAGAAATACAGTTTGACGATAGTAGCTGGAAAAAAGGCAAAGCTGCTTTTGGAAGTTCGGATATGGAACGTATTAGCACTGAGTGGAATGCTAAGAATAGTGATATTTATGTTCGAAGAACTGTTGAAATCAATGACCTGAATATCGCTGATAATTTCTATATGACTTATTCTCACGATGATGTCTTCGAACTCTATCTAAATGGTGAAAAGGTGGTATCTACAGGAGAAACATGGGTTAATAATGTACAGACAAAATTATCTGATGCAATTAAAAAGAAACTTCGTAAAGGAAAGAATGTAATTGCAGCGCATTGCCATAATACTACAGGTGGTGCTTATGTGGATTTCGGATTATATAAGGAAAGTAGCAATCCTGTGAAATTCTCTAATGAAGCTGTGCAGAAATCGGTAGATGTATTGGCTACTTCAAGTTATTACAGGTTTACATGCGGTCCTGTAGAACTTGATGTAGTTTTTACAGCACCACAACTTATAGATGATCTTGATCTTTTGTCAACTCCTATTAATTATATTTCTTATCATGTACGTTCGCTTGATAAAAAAGAACATGATGTACAATTCTACATGGAAACAACTCCAGAATTAACTATCAATGAAGATTCTCAACCTACAGTTGCACGTACATTATCAAAGAATGGCATAAGCTATGTAGAGGCTGGTTCTATTGACCAACCAATATGCGATCGCAGAGGTGACCTTATATGTGGCGACTGGGGATATGCTTATATTGCCGGAGTTAATGGGGCCGGAAAAACTGTAAGCTTAGGAGATTATTATGGCATGAAGCAGTCATTCATTGCTAATGGAACTTTAAAGCCCTCACAAACAAAAATAATTACACGAAAGGCTGTTGATAATCCGTCTATGGCTTATGTACATAACTTTGGTAAGGTTTCTGATAATGCTAAAGAGGGTTTCATGATGATTGGATATGATGATGTTTATTCTATAGAATATATGTACGAACGCCGTATGGGATATTGGAAACATGATGGAAAAGTTTCAATATTCGATGCTTTCGAGAAATTGAGAGATAACTATCAATCAATAATGGAACGATGCAAGGCATTCGATGAAATGATTTACGATGATGCAGAGAAAGCAGGAGGGAAAAAATATGCTGAAATATGTTCAGCTTCTTATCGTCAGGTTATCTCGGCTCACAAATTATTTACTGATAAAGCAGGCAATCTGATGTTTTTCTCAAAAGAGAATAATAGTAACGGATGTATAAATACTGTTGACTTGACATATCCGTCAGCACCGCTTTTCCTTATTTACAATCCTGAATTGGAAAAGGCTATGATGACTAGTATTTTTGAATACAGTGCAAGCGGACGTTGGAATAAACCTTTTCCAGCTCATGACCTTGGAACATATCCTATTGCAAACGGACAAGTATATGGAGGTGATATGCCGATTGAAGAAGGAGGAAATATGATTATTCTTACTGCGGCTATCGCTAAAATAGAAGGTAATGCTGACTATGCAAAGAAATACTGGGATTTGCTGACTACATGGACAAATTATTTAGTTGAATATGGTCAAGATCCAGAAAATCAATTGTGTACTGATGACTTTGCTGGTCACTGGGCTCACAACGCCAATTTATCGGCGAAAGCCATTATGGGCGTAGCAGGATATAGCGAATTAGCCCGTATGCTCAATCTTAAAGATGTGGCTGATAAGTATAGATCTATTGCAAAAAATATGGCAGTGAAATGGGAAAAAATGGCAAACGAAGGCAACCACTATAAATTAGCTTTTGACCGTTCAAACACATGGAGTCAGAAATATAATATGGTATGGGATAAATTATGGAATATGAGTCTTTTTCCGAATAATGCCAGAACAAAAGAAATTGATTACTATCTCACAAAGCAGAATGCTTATGGCTTACCATTGGATTCACGCAGGGACTATACCAAGTCTGACTGGATTATGTGGACTGCAGCAATGTCTCCAGATAAATCGATATTCGAGAAATTTGTAGAACCTTTCTATAAATATATAAATGAAACCACTTCACGCGTTCCTATCAGTGACTGGCATGATACTAAAACCGGTAGAATGGAAGCTTTCAAGGCACGTTCTGTAATTGGTGGATATTGGATGCAGGTTTTGATGGATAAACACATTGAAAAATGA
- a CDS encoding IPT/TIG domain-containing protein: protein MKNNTKIKHWYRHCTVLAMIAICFVSCKNSNDDSGALPFNPSKEIVITDFLPKSGGIGQRLVIYGENFGNDPSLINLTIGGKKANVIGLNNGGLYCLVPSQAYSGKIEISINKDDKIFSATAENVFKYERKMVVSTLCGYRNERDDQGWVDGPFTKVSGFRENCFLKFDPKYPELLYAAFDGNEIRLINLKDSTVSTPITRSMGQWNRFRSIDFTPDGDHMIIANDFDGNGTSSLSVSILTRNKTTKLFENPQQLAAYKQCNGASVHPVNGEMYFNSYEKGQFFRYDMENYYKGLTTTVKDYEELFKIQDNQWEFNIQIHPTGDYAYIVVLNQHYILRTDYNWVKKRFNQPYLVCGLSRNGGYVDGVGSVARLRTPYQGVFVKNPKYAGQTDEYDFYFTDKENQCIRILTPDGAVTTFAGRGSNGNSNPYGYVDGDLRLEARFDQPTGLAYSEKEKVFYICDVVNRRIRKIGLEQ from the coding sequence ATGAAAAATAACACTAAAATCAAGCATTGGTACAGGCATTGTACTGTGCTTGCTATGATTGCAATTTGCTTCGTAAGTTGCAAAAACAGTAATGACGATTCAGGTGCTCTCCCTTTCAATCCATCGAAAGAGATAGTTATAACCGATTTTTTACCAAAATCAGGTGGTATTGGTCAACGTTTAGTAATTTACGGAGAAAATTTTGGAAATGATCCTTCTTTAATTAATTTAACTATTGGCGGTAAGAAAGCTAATGTTATAGGTTTAAATAATGGAGGCTTGTATTGTCTTGTACCTTCACAAGCATATAGTGGAAAGATAGAAATAAGTATCAATAAAGACGATAAGATATTTTCAGCCACAGCTGAAAATGTATTTAAATATGAAAGAAAAATGGTTGTAAGTACATTATGTGGTTATCGTAATGAACGAGATGATCAAGGGTGGGTAGATGGGCCTTTCACTAAAGTAAGTGGTTTCCGTGAAAACTGCTTCTTAAAATTTGATCCTAAATATCCGGAACTTTTATATGCAGCCTTTGATGGTAATGAGATTAGACTTATTAATCTGAAAGATAGCACGGTGAGTACTCCTATAACGAGGTCAATGGGACAATGGAATCGTTTCCGTAGTATTGACTTTACTCCTGATGGTGATCATATGATTATTGCAAATGACTTTGATGGTAATGGAACAAGTAGTCTTAGTGTTTCTATTCTTACACGTAACAAAACGACAAAGTTATTTGAAAATCCTCAACAATTGGCTGCATATAAACAATGTAATGGTGCCTCTGTACATCCAGTTAATGGTGAAATGTATTTTAATAGTTATGAAAAAGGTCAATTCTTTAGGTATGATATGGAAAACTATTACAAAGGGTTAACCACTACTGTAAAAGATTATGAGGAACTGTTTAAAATACAGGACAATCAGTGGGAATTCAATATACAGATTCATCCCACAGGTGATTACGCTTATATCGTAGTTTTAAATCAACATTATATATTACGTACAGACTATAATTGGGTAAAGAAACGTTTTAACCAACCTTATCTTGTTTGTGGATTAAGCCGTAATGGAGGATATGTGGATGGTGTTGGTTCGGTAGCTCGTCTTAGAACGCCTTATCAAGGAGTGTTTGTTAAAAACCCTAAATATGCGGGTCAGACTGATGAATATGATTTCTATTTTACAGATAAAGAAAATCAATGTATTCGTATTTTGACACCTGATGGAGCAGTGACAACCTTTGCTGGTCGTGGCAGTAATGGTAATTCTAATCCTTATGGATATGTTGACGGAGATTTGCGTTTGGAGGCTCGTTTTGATCAACCTACCGGGCTTGCTTATAGCGAGAAAGAAAAGGTGTTCTATATTTGTGATGTAGTTAATCGTAGAATTCGTAAAATAGGATTAGAACAATGA